The region AAGGTGGATTCCAAACCCTACCGTATTGGCGTCCAAGGTAGGTGCAGACGTGTAGAAGGGTGACAAGCTCACAGTCAACTAACTGGAAAATCACAAAGTCCAGAGCACAACCAGCTCACATGAAGCCACGTCCTGAGCTCGTTCCTCTCCCTTACAGTGGGGGGTGACCTCAGATCCCCTCATGAACAAGTTCTATTTcacattcgtgtgtgtgtgtgtgtgtgtgtgtgtttgagacagggtcttgctctgtcacccaggctgggactgggactggtgtgcaatggcacagtctcagctcactgcaacctcttcctcgaAGGCTCAagtaatgctcctgcctcagcctcccgagtagctgggactacaggtggacaccactatgcctggctaatttttacattttttgtagagatgaggtctccctgtgttgtccaggctggtcttgaactcctgagctcaagcaattcacctgtcttggcctccctaagtgctgggattacaggcgagagccactatacctggccacACATTCCCTTTTATTGCAGTAGAGTCAACAGAACTAATGGACAATGTCCTAGACCCATTCATCTGAAATCCTTGGAAACCCTACCTGATGCTAGGCATGATAACAGGGAAGCATTGCATGACTTTGAACCAAGAAAGTCCAAGCAGTGTTTGCTATGTCCCCCCAGTCAGAGCACCTCATTTCTCGAGGGTCCTCTTCACCAAGGATACACAGGGTTGGGCTTCTCTGGGtttggaaggtcagagagaaTTTGCAAAGCCTGAGTTTACACTCCCAGAATTGAGAACTCTGCATCCTGCACCAAAATCTTTCTGAACCTCGGTCTGTCCCTGGAGGTACGAAGATAGCCAGCTTCCCAATTCATCTGTAGAATGAATCACACCTCTAGTAACGGCCCATGTtcttgtgtctctttttttttttttttttttttttttccagattctgGCTGCAAACTCCTGGAGGACGTGGTTGAAAAGACCATCAATTCCGACATATCTATACCTGAATACAAAGAGCTTCTTCAAGAGTTCACAGACAGTGATGCCGCTGCAGAGGCTATGGGGAAATTCAAGCAGTGTTTCCTCAGCCAGTCACATAGAACTCTGAAAAACTTTGGACTGATGATGGTAATTTGGGTTTCTTCTTATGTACCCTTTGAAAATCACTGATCAGAACCAGCGGGCTCTAAATTTGGCACCAAGAATGCCAAGCAACTGGTGAACAAACTTTCTTTATATATCAATTCATTAAACTTTGTCTCCAGGCTGCTTTGCCACTTCACATTGAGAATCTTTAGGGAGTGAtaaatggaaaaagcaaaaaggagaaaagaaagcctTAGAGATCACCCATCTACCTCTGACCTCACcagtccattctcatacagacacagacacacataagcacacaagtatagacacacacagacacacgggGACAggcatctgcatttttttttttttttgagacggagtttcgctctgtcactcaggctggagtgtagtggcgtgaatctcggctcactgcaacctccacctcctgggttcaagtgatttgcctgcctccacctcccgagtagttgggattacaggtgtgcgccaccaggccgggctaatttttgtattttaactagagaaggagtttcaccatgttggccaggctggtctcaaactcctaacctcaagtgatctgcctcccttggcctcccaaagttctgggattacaggtctgagcccccgcacccagccagaaCATGCACATTTTTATCAAGAGAAAATATCTGGTTCTCAAGAGATCACACACTTGTAGGAGCAATCTACTAAGAAATTTCCTACTTtcacaaaaacaaatattcaaaacattcttatttttttatctaGCTCAGAAAATACAATTTGTGCAAATtctgcattttctaaaataaagaaaaaaatttttttgagatggagtttcactctgttgcccaggctggagtgtagtggcatgatcttcgttcactgcaacctctgcctcctgggatcaagcaattcttgtgcctcagactctcaggtagctgggactacaggcgtgtaccaccatgcccagctaatttttgtatttttactagagatgagattttaccatgttggccaggctggtcttgaactcctgacctcaggtgatctgcccgcctcggcctcccaaagtgctgggattacaggtgtgagccactgctcctggcctaaaataaagaatttaaaatgcaaGTCCAAGCAACCAAGATTTGTTAGCATACATGACTGGAAATCATGCACCACTTAATTAAGTGCCTCATGAAGTGGGAAGTGCAGATTATGGGTGTGAAACAGCACGAGTGCTAgaattgtttaaaacaaaagtCAATGGTTATAACAATGAGTATTTCTGTCTGTTTATAAAGATGTGTTGGTTacgagttttgttttttgttttttgttttttttgagatggagtttagctcttgttgctcaggctggagtgcaatggcacgatctcggctcactacaatctccggctcctgagttcaagtgattctcctgcctcaatcttcggagtagctggaattaccggcacacaccaccacagcctgctaatttttgtattttaagtagagatggggtttcatcatgttggccaggctggtctcaaactcctgacctcaggtgatctgcccgcttcagcctcccaaactgctgggatttcattttttttttaaagaatttatttaataccccaaaattttatttaaagcattccataataaaaaatgtaaagatataTCAAATGCTCAAggataaaagtaaatattaactGTGATTTGGGATGgttgaatcatttttttctttaaaaattcagattagCCAGGTGCAtccctcatacctgtaatcccagcactttaggaggccaaggtgggcagatcacttgaggtcaggagttcaagaccagcctggccaacatgctgaaaccctatctctactaaaaatacaaaaattagctaggcgtggtggtgcacacctgtaattccagctgcttgggtggctgaggcagaagaattacttgaagccaggaggcagagatcgcagtgagccaagatagagccactgcactccagcctgggcaacagagtaagactccatctcaaaaacaaacaaacaaacaaacaaaaatcctaaacaaaccaaaaaaacccctcaGATTAATCATTTATATTGTAAAACTCCAATGTTTCTTGTTTccgtttttttggttttgtttttgtttttgagacagagtcttgctcttttgtccaggctggagtgcagtggtacaatcacagctcactgcagcctccatctcctgggctcaagtgatcctcccgcttcagcctcctgagtagctgcgactacaggtgcacactaacACACctggcatatatatacacatatatatatatacacacatatatatacatacatatatacatatatgtacacatatatacacacatatatatacatatatacacatatatacatatatacacatatatacatatatacacatatatacacatatatacatatatacatatatatatatatatttttttttttttgtagagatggcattttgtcatattgtccaggctggtttaaactcctggggtcaagcaatctgccccccttggcttcccaaagtactgggattacaggcatgagccatcccaCCCAGCCCAGCTCCGATATTTCATAGGCCTCAAAGGTAATGGTGAAGAGTCTCAGACTGTTACAACATTTCTACCTTTTATGCCTGTGCAGCAACTCAAAACCATCACATTCTTGTATCTGAGCTGAGATTTTTTAATGATTCTGTGTTGTAAAAGTGGTATCAGAAACAGTCCAAACGATCAGGTCTTCAACAAATAGTATATGCAGCATATTTATTGGATAAGTTATTTCAAGGAATAgaatttttggagaaaaaaagtatTACATGGATCACTGATAGGGAAGAGATCCTACAACCCTGGCCCCTGTTTGGCATTATGAAGTGTCTCCTAGATAACAGAATAAATGGAGAGGAGATGCTGGCTTTGCTTCCACTGCAAATCCTCCTGAGAGTTAGCTGTTTGTGGACAAATGCAAGAAAACAAGAAGACAAGTTTTAATATTTGATTTAGTAAGTGAAATTTGCAAACCTAAGTGACCTGCTTTTGTCTTCCAGCATACGGTGTACGACAGCATTTGGTGTAATATGAAGAGTAATTAACTTTACCCAAGGCGTTTGGCCCAGAGGACTACAGACTATGGCCGGAACTCATCTGTTGATTGCTAGAAACCACTTTTCTTTCTTGTGTTGTCTTTTTATGTGGAAACTGCTAGACAACTGTTGAAACTTcaaattcatttccatttcaatAAACTAACTGCAAATCACTAAAATTCTTTCTTGTTCTTCtataaaaaaaagaggttttccaggCTGCACAGTCAGGCTGTAGGTTGCAGACAGAGACAAGCCTCAAAGGAGTTGAGTGAGGGTTCGAGGTTTCTGGGAAACACTTTATTTCTCATCATctcgagcccaagagttggacttctctctctctgcagaaCAAAGTATTAGCTCTTGTtgcttagctaatttttctcTGAAGAGTGTTTCACTCTCCACATCCCACTACCTCCCTAAGCCACTTTCTCTGGGGACCTCACGCTCTTGGAGTCATGCTCAGAAGCCCTGATTTTACCTCAGTCCCATCCATGCTGAGCCCTGCTGGTTATGCCAGACTCCTCTGGGTTGTCTTTGGGCCTCCCCCACATGTGCAGGGCCCAGACCAGAGTCAGCCAGGGAGGGGAGGCCTGCAAAGCAAGGTGGAtcctgtctggattttaaattttgagtTTTATTTGTCATTCATGGATGTTGGCATtaattttgaacttttaaaatattgcatgaaAATATTACTTACCCTGATGACTGAGTTTGCTAGCATAGCAACATCTT is a window of Gorilla gorilla gorilla isolate KB3781 chromosome 9, NHGRI_mGorGor1-v2.1_pri, whole genome shotgun sequence DNA encoding:
- the SCGB2A1 gene encoding mammaglobin-B, which produces MKLLMVLMLAALLLHCYADSGCKLLEDVVEKTINSDISIPEYKELLQEFTDSDAAAEAMGKFKQCFLSQSHRTLKNFGLMMHTVYDSIWCNMKSN